Below is a window of Streptomyces genisteinicus DNA.
AGCCGAACATCCACGCCCTGTTCGACGCCTTCGGCCCGGACGCGGACGACCGCGTCGCCGTCGCCACCTGGGCCGCCGGCATCAGGGACTACTACGCGCCGGACCTGGCCGGGATCCCGGGCGACCAGCTGGTGGCCGTACGGGCCGTGTGACCCGGGCGCCGTGCGGGCCGTACGCCCCCGGGCGTTGTACGGGCCGTACGGGCCCCGTGCCGCACGAGTCGTGTCCGTGCGGCACGCGGCCGGTCCGGGGCCGTGCGGCACGGGCGGCACGGGGGCGGACGCGGCGCGGACAGGGGGCGGACGTCCCGGACGGCCGCCCCCGGGGCCTCACGGCCCGGGCTTGTGCGCGAAGACCCAGCGGTTGCCCTCCAGGGCGTCGTTCGGCTCGGGGCGGGGACCGCGGCCGAGCCGCCGGGTGAAGTCGAAGGGCGTGTGCATCGCCGTGAACCAGCCCTTGGCCGCCAGGTCGCCCGCCGAGTCCGGGCGAGGCCCCGGGTCGAAGAGGCCGAGCAGGTCGATGCCGATCCGTTCCCTCGTCGCCGTGTAGATCGCGCTGTCGCGGTAGGCGAGCAGGTCCTTCTCCAGCTTGGCCTCGAAGGCCAGGGCGCTGCCCGGGGCGGTGAGCCGGTCCACGGTGTCGACGAGGTACGTCTCGGCGGCGGCCGGCAGGTAGAAGAGCAGCCCCTCGGCAAGCCAGACACCCGGGGCCGCCGGGTCGAAGCCGGCGGAGGTCAGTGCGGCGGCCCAGTCGTCGCGCAGATCGACCGGCACGGGCACGCGCTTCGCCTTGGGGGCCGCCGCGGCGTCCGCGAGCACCCGCTCCTTGAACTCCAGGACGCCCGCCCTGTCCACCTCGTAGACGACGCAGTCGGACGGCAGGCCGAGCCGGAAGGCCCGGGTGTCCAGCCCCGCACCCAGCAGCACCACCTGGCGGATGTCCGCACCCGCGGACCGGACGACGAAGTCGTCGAGGACTCTTGTCCGCAGGCCGAAGTAGCGGGCGAACCTTCCCCAGAGCGGGTCGTCGTCGCCGTCCGGCACCTGCTCGATGCGCACCGGCCAGTCGGCGCACGGCGCGGCCGCGCGCACGAAGTGCTCCGCGTGGACGTCGCGCGCCAGGCTGTCGGTGCGATGGGTCTCGATCGCCCGTGCCGCGGCGACCAGGAGGGCGGTCAGTCCCACGCCCGAGTCCACACCGTCCGTGCCGGGACGGCGGGCGCCGCGGGTGGTGGTCGTGTCGGTCATCGGTCTCCTCTATCCGGCAGGAGGACGGGCTTGACCACGCGTCCTGCGTCGCAGTCGCGCTCGGCCTCGTCGATGTCGGCCAGTGGGTAGGTGCGGATCAATTCGTCGAAGGGGAGACGGCCGGCCTGCCAGAGGCCGATCAGCCGGGGGATCAGCAGTCCCGGCACGGCGTCCCCTTCGCAGATGTGCCGGATGGCGCGGCCCCGGTCGAGCGTGCCCGGTTCGAGCGCGAGCGGGGTGTGCAGGCGTGCCACGAGGCCCAGCACGCCGGTCGGGCGCAGCGCGCGCAGCGCCTCGTTGATCAGCGGCGCCGAGGCCGTGGTGTCCAGGGCGAACCGGGCGCCGCCGTCGGTCCGGCGGCGGATGCGCTCGGCCAGCCGGGGCGTGGCGGCGGGCAGGGGCGTCGCTCCGAAGCGTTCGGCCAGGGCCAGCCGGGCGGGGTTCCCGTCGACGGCCACGGTCCGCACCCCGGCGGCGCCGGCCGCCATCACCGCGGCCAGGCCCACACCTCCCGCGCCGAGGACGACGAGGGTGTCGCCGGGACCGGCGCGGAAGGTGTTCAGGACGGCTCCGGCTCCGGTGAGGACGGAGCAGCCGAGCGGACCGAGCAGCGCGATCGGCAGTGCGGGATCGACGCGTACGGCGTTGCGTGCCGGGACGAGCGCGTACTCGGCGAAGGAGGACTGGCCGAACCACCGGGGGGCCAGCGCCCGCCCCGCGGCGTCGGTGAGGCGCCCCGCCTGCGCGGTGCGCCCGCCGAAGAGGTTGAGGGAGGCGAAGGAGTCGCAGTGGGCGGGGGCGGCAGCGCGGCAGTTCCGGCACTCCCCGCAGGAGTCGAAGCTCAGCACGACGTGGTCGCCGACGCCGATGCCCTCGGTGCCGCCGGTGCCGCCGGTGCCGTCGCCCGCCGCCACGACGACGCCGGCACCCTCGTGGCCGAGGACCGCCGGCAGCGGGGTCCGGCCGGCCGAGCGCCGGACGGCGAGATCGGTGCGGCACATCCCGCAGCCCGCGATCTCCACCAGGATCTCGCCGGGCGCCGGGCCGGTGGCGAGGACGACCTCCTCGAGGGCGAAGGGGGACTCGTACGAACGCAGCACCGCCGCTCGGAACCTCATGGGCCGTCCCCCTCGGGGCGGTGGACGACGAACGGCCGGAGGTTGCCGTAGAGCCCCCACGGTCCGCCCGCGACGCCGACCCCGCTCGCCCCGGCTCCGGCGAAGGGCTGGGCGAGGGAGAGTTCGGCGTGGTGGTTGATCCACGCCGTGCCGCAGTCGAGCCGGTCCGCGGTCGCCGCCGCCCGGTCCAGGTCGGTGCCCCACACGGAGCCGCCCAGGCCGAAGCCGGTCGCGTTGGCCGCGTCGACGGCCTCGTCGAGGTCCCGGTAGGGCAGCACCGGCAGGACGGGCCCGAACTGCTCCCCGGTCACCACCGGTTCGTCCGGAGGGACACCGGTGAGGATCGTCGGCGCGAAGAAGTGGCCCGGTCCGTCGAGCCGGTGGCCGCCGGCCGCGGCCCGCGCCCCGGCCGCCAGGGCCCGGCGCGTGACCCGCTCGACCCGGCTCAGCTGGGCTGCGTTGCCGACCGGCCCGATCCGGGTGGCCTCGTCCAGGCCGGGTCCCACGACGGCGGTCCTCGCGCGGTGGGCGAGCGCCTCGACGACCTGGGCGTGGAGCCGGGCCGGGGCGTAGACGCGTTTGACCGCCATGCACACCTGTCCGCAGTTGCGGAAGGCGGCCCAGAACAGCCGGTCGGCGATCCGCTCCACGTCGGTGTCGTCCAGGAGGACGGCCGCGTCGTTGCCGCCGAGTTCGAGCGTCACCCGGGCGAGCGGGTCCGCGGCCGCCCGGGCGACGGCCCGCCCGGTCTCCACCGAGCCGGTGAAGGTGACGTGGCGGATGCCCGGGTGGGCAGCGAGACGGGCGCCGAGGGGCTCCCGTCCGGTGACGACGGTCAGAACGTCCTCGGGCAGGACCGCGGCGAGGACGTCACCGAGCAGCCGGGTGGCGAGAGGCGTGTACGGGGACGGCTTGAGGACCACGGTGTTGCCCGCCGCGAGCGCGGGCGCGAACTTCGCCGCCGCCAGCTGGAGGGGGAAGTTCCACGGCACGATCGCGGCCACGGGACCGATCGGACGCCACCGGATCTCGCTGCGCACGGGCCGGCCGTCGTCGATCCGGCGGGTGCGGGGGGCCAGTCGGGCGAAGTACCGCAGCCGGGCCGCCGTGCGGGCGACCTCCGCGCGGGACTCGGCCAGGGGCTTGCCCTGTTCCCTTGTGAGCAGCGGGGCGAGGCGGTCGCCGGCCGCCTCGACGGCGTCGGCGGCGGCGTGCAGGCACGCGGTCCGGGCGTCCGGGTCGTCCCGCCAGACGGCCCAGGCGCGCCGGGCCCGCCCGACGACGTCGTCCAGGACCTCGGGCGACTGGTCGGGGGCCTCGCCGAAGGTCTCCCCGGTGGCCGGGTCGGCGACGGGGAAGTGTGCGGCGCGGTGTCCCGGGCCGCGGCCGGGTTCCGGTGCCGTCATCGCGGCGGTCAGGAGACGGCGGGGAGGCCGGCGGCGTGCTCCCGGGCCTGCCGGTCCATCTCCGCGCGGAAGGCGGCGACCAGGTCCGGTCTGATCCGTCCTGCGTTGCGGTCCCCGCCGGAGCAGACCGCCCCCCGCACGCCCACGATGTCGGTACCGATGCGGGTCAGGGTGCCGAGGTCCGCCTGCCGGACGCTGCCGGCCAGGGCGGCGAGCAGACCGGACGCGTGGGCGCGCCGGACGAACTCGGCGCACGAGTCGGGCGGGACGTGGTCGAAGAGCCGGGTGCCGTCCTTGATCGCGGTGTCCAGCATGGCCCCGTCGGCGCCGGCGCGGGCGGCGATGTCGGGCAGGGCGAGCGGGTTGACGCAGCCGACGCGGTGGGCGTCGGCGTAGCCGGACGCGACGACGAGCGCGTCCGGACGGTGGTCCTTCACGGCCCGCACGACCGCCCGCATGACCTCGACTCCCTGCTCGGGGGTGGTGCATCCGTACAGGCCCACCTTGATGTACGTGGCACCGGAGACGGCCGCGCCGAGTGCCGCCTGCGCGACGGTGCCGGGCTTGTACGGCACGTCGCCCACGGTCGCGGACACCGGCTTGTCCGCCGGCACCGCGTCGCGGATCTCCCGGATGACCCAGGGGAAGTTGGCGCCGAGCGATCCCTCGTCGGGCTTCTTGACGTCGACGATGTCGAGATGCTCCGCCGCCTTCGCGCAGTCGAGGGCCTCCTCGACGCCGTCCGGGGAGATGAGAAGCAACACCGTGAACTCCTTTCGCCGAGGTCCGCCCGCGCGGGGCGGCGGGGCCTCGGATCGGCCGGTCCATGTGCGGTGAGGTCATCATTTCCGCAGGCGGGTGCGCGTCGGTAGAGCGTGCGGGGACCCTCGGACGGCGTGCGTGCGTAAGCCTGCGACCTGGTGTGCACCGGCGTGAACGGGGGCGGACAATGGGCTGTCCGAGTGACCGCCGCGCAGGACCTCAGGGCCTCGCAGGATCTCAGGGAGAACCGTGACCGGGACCAGCAGCACCCCACCGGCAGCAGACGCGGCGCAGGGGGAGCCGCCCGGCCGGCTGCGCCGCCTGATGCGGTGGATCCCGCTGGTCGCCCCCGTCCTGCTGTGGGCCGTGCCGTGCTGGGTGCTGCTGCACACCGGCCAGCACTGGCCCCGGCCCGTCGCGCTGACCGGCACCGCCCTGTTCGCCCTGGGCCTGGTCGCCATGCCGCTCGCGATGGCACGCGGACACGGCCGGCGGCAGCAGGACGGCGCGGCGATCGCCGGGGACACGCTGCTGGGCGCGGTCTGGGTCCTATTCACCTGGTCCGTGCTCCTCGGCGTGCTGCTGCGGGGCGCCCTGGCCGCGGCCGGTGCCGGCGACGCCCAGGACCGGGCGCGCGTCGTCACCTGGGCCGTCCTCGGCACGGCCGCCGTGCTGCTCGCCTGGGGGTACGCGGAGGCGCGGCGGGTGCCGCGGGTGCGCCGGCTGGAGGTCGAACTCCCGCGTCTGGGAACCGGGTTGGACGGCACCCGGGTGGCCCTGATCACCGACACCCACTACGGTCCGCTCGACCGCGCCCGCTGGTCCGCGCGGGTCTGCGAGACGGTGAACACCCTGGAGGCGGACCTGGTCTGCCACACCGGCGACATCGCGGACGGCACCGCCGAGCGCCGCCGCGCGCAGGCGGCCCCGCTGGGCACCGTGCGGGCGTCCCGGGCCCGGGTCTACGTCACCGGCAACCACGAGTACTACAGCGAGGCCCAGGGGTGGGTCGACCTGATGGACGAACTGGGCTGGGAGCCGCTGCGCAACCGTCACCTGCTGCTGGAACGCGGCGGTGACACCCTGGTGGTCGCCGGTGTCGACGACGTCACCGCCGAGTCCTCCGGCCTCGCGGGTCACCGCGCCCACCTCGCGGGAGCGCTCGACGGCGCCGACGCCTCCCTGCCCGTGCTCCTCCTCGCGCACCAGCCCGCGTTCGTCGGCCGCGCGGCGGAGCACGGCGTCGACCTCCAGCTCTCCGGCCACACCCACGGCGGCCAGATCTGGCCCTTCCACTACCTGGTCCGGCTCGACCAGCCGGCCGTCGCGGGCCTCAGCCGCCACGGCGTCCGCACCCAGCTCTACACCAGCCGGGGCACCGGGTTCTGGGGCCCGCCGTTCCGCGTCTTCGCCCCCAGCGAGATCACCCTGCTCGTGCTGCGCTCGCCGCGCGGCCCCGCAGGCTCCGGGACCACGGCCCGCTGAGGGAGCAGGCGCGGCCCCGTCGCACGGCGGGCGGAGTGCGGCGAGCGGAGTGCGGCGAGGTGGGACGGGCCGTGCGGGTGTGCCAACGTGTCGGGATGACCGTCTCCCCTGCGGATCCCGGCCCGGTGGCCGAGGTGCACCTGACGGAGCACGCCGCTGTCGTCACGCTGAGCGGCGCGCTCGACATGGACTCGGCTCCGTTGCTCCACTGGGCGGTCGAGGACGCCCGCGCGAGCGGCAAGCAGATCGTCGTCGACGTCGCGCACCTCTCCTTCCTGGACCTGCCCCCGCTGCACGAACTCCTCGCCCCCCTCGAAGACGGCCGGAGCGTGTGGATCGCCGGACCGCTCGCCGCAGAGCCCCGGCGCCTTCTGCAGGCCACCGGCACGGACCGGGCACTCCGCTTCTTCCCGCACGTGCGGGACGCGCTGGCCGCCGCGGCCCCCGGCTGAGCACAGCCGCCGGGGCCGCCGCCCCGAGCCCACCGGCCGGACCAGGTCCGCGGTCCCGCGCGCACCGGCCGGGGCCGCTTCGGCATGCCTCCGATCGGGTGTCGGTACGGGCCGGCGGGGAACGCCGAAGGGCATGACTGAGAGGTGTGCCCTTCAGAACCAAGGACTCCACGAGACGAGGACGTCATGAGCTCCGCCCCCGGCCCGCACCGCACGCCGCTGACCGATGAGGAGGTCCGGGCCCTGGACGCCCACTGGCGCGCGGCCAACTACCTCGCCGCCGGCCAGATCTACCTCCTGGACAACCCCCTTCTACGTGAACCGCTCACACCCGACCACATCAAACCCAGGCTGCTCGGGCACTGGGGCACATCGCCCGGCCTGAACCTCGTGTACACGCACCTGAACCGGATCATCCGGCGGAACGGCACCGACACCCTGTGCGTCTGGGGGCCCGGCCACGGCGGGCCCGCCGTCCTCGCGGGCTCCTGGCTCGACGGCAGCTACAGCGAGATCGCCCCGGACGTCGGCCGCGACGAGGAGGGCATGCGCCGGCTCTTCCGGCAGTTCTCCTTTCCCGGCGGCGTGCCCAGCCACGTCGCCCCGGAGGTCCCGGGTTCGATCCACGAAGGCGGCGAGCTCGGCTACTCCCTCGCCCACGCCTACGGCGCCGCGTTCGACAACCCGGACCTGCTGGTCGCCTGCGTCATCGGCGACGGAGAGGCGGAGACGGGACCGCTGGCCGCCTCCTGGCACTCCCACCGCTTCCTCGACCCCCGTCACGACGGCGCCGTGCTGCCGATCCTCCACCTCAACGGCTACAAGATCGCCAACCCCGCCCTCCTGGCCCGGCTCCCCGAGGACGAGCTCGACACCCTGCTGCGCGGCTACGGGCACGAGCCCCTGCACGTCGCGGGCGACGACCCCGAACACGTCCACCGGGCCCTGGCCGCCGCGCTCGACACCGCGGTGGACCGCGTCCGGGAGCTCCAGCACACCGCCCGCACCGGCGGCGACAAGGGCGGCGGCCGGCCCCGCTGGCCGGTGATCGTGCTCCGCACCCCCAAGGGCTGGACCGGTCCCGGCGAGGTCGACGGCCTCCCCGTCGAAGGCACCTGGCGCTCCCACCAGGTGCCCCTCCCCGGCGTCCGCGACAACCCCGCCCACCTCGCCCAGCTGGAGCGCTGGCTGCGCTCCTACCGCCCCGACGATCTCTTCGACGCGGACGGCCGCCCCCGGCCCGAGGTGCTGGCCTGCGTACCCGAAGGAGCCCGCCGTCTCGGCGCGACCCCGCACGCCAACGGCGGACTCCTCGTCCGCGGACTTCCCCTGCCCCCGCTGGAGGAGTTCTCCGTCCCCGTCGACGCGCCGGGCCGCACGACGCACGAGCCGACCGCGGTCCTCGGCGAACTGCTCGCCCGGGTGATGGCCGACACCGCGAAACGCCGCGACTTCCGCCTGGTCGGCCCGGACGAGACCGCCTCCAACCGGCTCACCGCCGTCTACGGCGCCAGCGGCAAGGCGTGGCAGGAGCACACCCTGCCCACCGACGAGGACCTCGACCCGCACGGCAGGGTCATGGAGGTCCTCTCCGAGCACCTCTGCCAGGGCTGGCTGGAGGGCTACGTCCTGACCGGCCGCCACGGCCTGTTCTCCTGCTACGAAGCGTTCGTCCACATCGTCGACTCGATGGTCAACCAGCACATCAAATGGCTGACCACGTCACGCCGGCTGTCCTGGCGGGCACCTCTGCCGTCGCTGAACTACCTGCTCACCTCACACGTCTGGCGTCAGGACCACAACGGCTTCTCCCACCAGGACCCCGGCTTCGTCGACCACGTCCTCAACAAGAGCCCCGAAGTGGTGCGGGTGTACCTGCCGCCCGACGCCAACACCCTGCTCTGCACGGCCGAGCGCGTCCTCGCCAG
It encodes the following:
- a CDS encoding aldehyde dehydrogenase family protein yields the protein MTAPEPGRGPGHRAAHFPVADPATGETFGEAPDQSPEVLDDVVGRARRAWAVWRDDPDARTACLHAAADAVEAAGDRLAPLLTREQGKPLAESRAEVARTAARLRYFARLAPRTRRIDDGRPVRSEIRWRPIGPVAAIVPWNFPLQLAAAKFAPALAAGNTVVLKPSPYTPLATRLLGDVLAAVLPEDVLTVVTGREPLGARLAAHPGIRHVTFTGSVETGRAVARAAADPLARVTLELGGNDAAVLLDDTDVERIADRLFWAAFRNCGQVCMAVKRVYAPARLHAQVVEALAHRARTAVVGPGLDEATRIGPVGNAAQLSRVERVTRRALAAGARAAAGGHRLDGPGHFFAPTILTGVPPDEPVVTGEQFGPVLPVLPYRDLDEAVDAANATGFGLGGSVWGTDLDRAAATADRLDCGTAWINHHAELSLAQPFAGAGASGVGVAGGPWGLYGNLRPFVVHRPEGDGP
- a CDS encoding phosphoketolase family protein; amino-acid sequence: MSSAPGPHRTPLTDEEVRALDAHWRAANYLAAGQIYLLDNPLLREPLTPDHIKPRLLGHWGTSPGLNLVYTHLNRIIRRNGTDTLCVWGPGHGGPAVLAGSWLDGSYSEIAPDVGRDEEGMRRLFRQFSFPGGVPSHVAPEVPGSIHEGGELGYSLAHAYGAAFDNPDLLVACVIGDGEAETGPLAASWHSHRFLDPRHDGAVLPILHLNGYKIANPALLARLPEDELDTLLRGYGHEPLHVAGDDPEHVHRALAAALDTAVDRVRELQHTARTGGDKGGGRPRWPVIVLRTPKGWTGPGEVDGLPVEGTWRSHQVPLPGVRDNPAHLAQLERWLRSYRPDDLFDADGRPRPEVLACVPEGARRLGATPHANGGLLVRGLPLPPLEEFSVPVDAPGRTTHEPTAVLGELLARVMADTAKRRDFRLVGPDETASNRLTAVYGASGKAWQEHTLPTDEDLDPHGRVMEVLSEHLCQGWLEGYVLTGRHGLFSCYEAFVHIVDSMVNQHIKWLTTSRRLSWRAPLPSLNYLLTSHVWRQDHNGFSHQDPGFVDHVLNKSPEVVRVYLPPDANTLLCTAERVLASRDRVNVVVAGKQPGFDWLTLDQARAHCARGAGIWEWAGTEDPGREPDVVLACAGDVPTQETLAAAQLLREHLPDVAVRVVNVVDMTRLMPAGEHPHGMTPAEYDALFTTDRPVIFAYHGYPWLIHRLAYRHAGHAHLHVRGYKESGTTTTPFDMVVRNDLDRYRLVMDVVDRVPGLAVRAAGVRQAMADVRTRHHAWIREHGTDLPEVADWSWRT
- a CDS encoding SAM-dependent methyltransferase, translated to MTDTTTTRGARRPGTDGVDSGVGLTALLVAAARAIETHRTDSLARDVHAEHFVRAAAPCADWPVRIEQVPDGDDDPLWGRFARYFGLRTRVLDDFVVRSAGADIRQVVLLGAGLDTRAFRLGLPSDCVVYEVDRAGVLEFKERVLADAAAAPKAKRVPVPVDLRDDWAAALTSAGFDPAAPGVWLAEGLLFYLPAAAETYLVDTVDRLTAPGSALAFEAKLEKDLLAYRDSAIYTATRERIGIDLLGLFDPGPRPDSAGDLAAKGWFTAMHTPFDFTRRLGRGPRPEPNDALEGNRWVFAHKPGP
- a CDS encoding NAD(P)-dependent alcohol dehydrogenase — its product is MRFRAAVLRSYESPFALEEVVLATGPAPGEILVEIAGCGMCRTDLAVRRSAGRTPLPAVLGHEGAGVVVAAGDGTGGTGGTEGIGVGDHVVLSFDSCGECRNCRAAAPAHCDSFASLNLFGGRTAQAGRLTDAAGRALAPRWFGQSSFAEYALVPARNAVRVDPALPIALLGPLGCSVLTGAGAVLNTFRAGPGDTLVVLGAGGVGLAAVMAAGAAGVRTVAVDGNPARLALAERFGATPLPAATPRLAERIRRRTDGGARFALDTTASAPLINEALRALRPTGVLGLVARLHTPLALEPGTLDRGRAIRHICEGDAVPGLLIPRLIGLWQAGRLPFDELIRTYPLADIDEAERDCDAGRVVKPVLLPDRGDR
- a CDS encoding STAS domain-containing protein, giving the protein MTVSPADPGPVAEVHLTEHAAVVTLSGALDMDSAPLLHWAVEDARASGKQIVVDVAHLSFLDLPPLHELLAPLEDGRSVWIAGPLAAEPRRLLQATGTDRALRFFPHVRDALAAAAPG
- a CDS encoding (5-formylfuran-3-yl)methyl phosphate synthase produces the protein MLLLISPDGVEEALDCAKAAEHLDIVDVKKPDEGSLGANFPWVIREIRDAVPADKPVSATVGDVPYKPGTVAQAALGAAVSGATYIKVGLYGCTTPEQGVEVMRAVVRAVKDHRPDALVVASGYADAHRVGCVNPLALPDIAARAGADGAMLDTAIKDGTRLFDHVPPDSCAEFVRRAHASGLLAALAGSVRQADLGTLTRIGTDIVGVRGAVCSGGDRNAGRIRPDLVAAFRAEMDRQAREHAAGLPAVS
- a CDS encoding metallophosphoesterase; its protein translation is MTGTSSTPPAADAAQGEPPGRLRRLMRWIPLVAPVLLWAVPCWVLLHTGQHWPRPVALTGTALFALGLVAMPLAMARGHGRRQQDGAAIAGDTLLGAVWVLFTWSVLLGVLLRGALAAAGAGDAQDRARVVTWAVLGTAAVLLAWGYAEARRVPRVRRLEVELPRLGTGLDGTRVALITDTHYGPLDRARWSARVCETVNTLEADLVCHTGDIADGTAERRRAQAAPLGTVRASRARVYVTGNHEYYSEAQGWVDLMDELGWEPLRNRHLLLERGGDTLVVAGVDDVTAESSGLAGHRAHLAGALDGADASLPVLLLAHQPAFVGRAAEHGVDLQLSGHTHGGQIWPFHYLVRLDQPAVAGLSRHGVRTQLYTSRGTGFWGPPFRVFAPSEITLLVLRSPRGPAGSGTTAR